CAATTACTGACTGATTACACAGTTGCTGAACACTCACTGGAAGCATTTACTTCAATAAAATAtctgaagtggaacaaccacatagaATTAACTGCGGGTATGGCAGATGACACACTgatgttcattggaagaatcctcaagaaatgtagtccatcaacaaaagaagtAACTTTCAAAATACTTGTTTGTCCAGTACTTGAATAGTGCTCATCAGACTAGGATCCATAAAAATAGCATTgatagaggacatagagaagatccaaagaagagcagcatatttCATTACTGCTCATTTAATAAGCACAAAAGTGTCTCAGAGATGATCAACCAGCCCCAGTCACAGATTCTGCAAGAAAGGCATTCTGCAACAtagtgtggtttattgttaaagttccaaGGGTGTACATTCCTGGAAGAGTCAACCTACAGATATGGCATGAAAAGACCATGGAGATAAAATCAGGGAGAGTCATGCCTGTACAGAGGCCTACCAGCAATTGTTTGTCCCACAAACCATTTTCAACTGGAACAGGTGAAGGGGTAAGTGACAATGAACACACATTACCCTCCACACATACCATAAGGTGACTTCTGGAATGCAGATAGACGTGTACATAGATCTAGATAGCCACAGTCCCAGTTATAGTTGTTTCCATATATTCTAATTTCTGTTGCTTCTTTAGTAACAGAATGCCAGTATGTAAGTGTGGGACAAGATTTTAGTTTCATAGGACattattctgtgtttatttgtgAGACTGTGTTCAACAACTGCTAATTTCCCAAGTTTTTAAACTTTAATGTGGCTTTGGTGTTCTGCACAACAGCTGGCAATGGTACGGACAGGCTGATGATTGTAGTTGCTTCTTCACTCACAAAGAACGTGATGAATTCCAGTGTTACTGGGACTGAGGTTGTCCTTAATGGGGCACAGCATCTTCTTTACCTTCTTTGGTGCTTGGAAAATAGGTCTTGCACCTCTTCTTCCCAGGATGTTATGTATTCTACTAGATGTAGCAGTGTAGAAAGTGCAGAGTATGTAGATCACCAGATGATTATTCATTATTTTCTGGATAGAGTTCTGTCAGCGCAGTATAATGGTGATGCATGCCTACCAATGACATCTATCTATGGGCTTTAAATTATCACTACAACAGCAGCCACGACAATCAGTTGTTCCTGATGAAGATGAGGGGGTGATTTCTTTGAAAGCTGGAGATTTTATCCAAATCTGATATAAGAAGTAAACCAAAAATGTTTTACACAATGCTGTCCTTTTGCAATACTTCAATCTCAGGTCACCTGTTAATTTTACTGTGCAAATGAGATTACCTACTGCATACTGTATTGTGACTGCTTACTATTATTCTGAACAGTCATGATAAAATTCCACAAAAAGATCATTTCTGAAATTTCTGACATACTAAAAAGATTGCTTGTATCTTAACATACAATTAGACACTGTGATTTGCATAAGGAGTAAAGCATGGCCCCATGGACTGCATCCACGCCTGCAGACATATTTTATTCCTAATTCATTATATCAAGTTACAATGTACTCCCTTTTATATCTCATTACCTGTTTTTGATAAATTGTTGCTGTGAAACTCTGTAACTCTGTTTTAGATACCCATCAGACCTACCAATTTAATGAGCATGGAGGTTTTGGTGGAACCCAGCAGAGTATATGAAGCAGAGGTGGTACCATCAGctacaccagtttttgtaactgaGGTTGAGCCATCATCCTCACCAGAGTCTCCAAGTACACAGGTATGTcttggtctgaaaataaaacagaaatatttaaaatattaacaAGAAAATCTTAAAAATGTTTACTATCAGAATACATACATATTTGTTGTTAAGTATCTTGCTGGCAGATAATATAAAATTGCAGAAAAAGTCTGAATAGACTGGTGGCAGCACTCATATTGAatcaattaaattttttaaatatcttgcATTGAGATAAGACTGAACATTAGCAACACATAAGCCAAACACAATCACACTGAGATAAGGAATGTGATGAAAGAACATACACTACAGATCTTACCCAATTTTTAAAATACCTGCAATAAAGGCAGTTAACTAGTCTTATTTATCACTGTGCAATATTAAAAGCAAAGTCGAGTAAAATATTAACGGTACCTATTACAAAAGAAAACAGTGTTGAAATTTCTACTTAATGTTTTCTCTTGATTGTTTTGCAAATATAATTTCTCATAATATGTTACTACCATAGTATTTATATTATAAAATGACAACCATTTCTTGTCCACCAGGTGACTGAACCTCTTCCAACTTGGAGCAGTagttttggttctaatgaaaccagtTTCACCAGTAGCAGTATTAACACCAGCTTCAGTGATACAAGCAGCACATCACTAGCATCAACCACAGAAGAAGAGCCAACACCTCCTCTTCCTGCAGTTACTTCTGAGAAAGCAGTCCCTCTGCCAAAACCAACAGATGAAGATATTGAATATGGCGTGAAAAACATCCCTCCTACAATTGAGCACAGACTTCGCAAACTACCCATAACGGCTGGTAAAGCTCTCAGGTATGAGATATATTAACACTTATTTTATCCATCCTAAATGATATATTAATACTCTTGAAGGATGAACTGAATTAGGGATAACTGCCATCTTGGAAGAAATGGTTCAGTGATTGTGATATCTTTTGACTTCACACTTCCTATCTCAATGATAGCAGTAGACAGGATGAGTGTGATTATCAGCTTTTGGCATCCAGTACAGATAAATGCCTCACAGCTCTCATCTACGTGTTTATGGTCCGCAGTTATATATGTCATTATTGCTCAAACATGTTTCTAATACCGTCTACTCACATTTCCATTAGGGCATAGCCTATGTGTTTACCTTTACCTTGGTCTCCAACAAAGTAATTCCTTAAATTATTTGTCATCTATTGGCCTGGTTGCATTACCTACCCACTTCCTTTTGTTTTTGTTACACTCATATTATACCTTCAACTCAGGTTTGCCCGTCTCTGATTCCCAGCATTAATCTCTTCAGCAAAACTCAGTTTTTGAATAGTTTTCATAGTGATAGTATGTATCTTGCTGCCTTAATTCAAAGCCAGCAATACATGCAGTTAGTGAACTTTCTGTTTCAGACACATCAGAAGCTTTAGTTGTAAAAAGTCTGTTATGTTTGCTAGAACCACTCCAAGCTATTTGTATtcatctgtttatttcttttgctgctcATTCAATAATCTTAAACTGTCCTAAATACAAAATCTCACCAACCGGCTCTGTGACTTCATTGTCAATTTGTACAGTTTTCGTTTCAGTGTATTCATTGCAAGGTAGCTCATCCTGTTTGACCACTTCTAGGTAGTCAAGATCAtcagatgggtgggggggggggggggggggctgggggctgGGGGCTGGGAGACAGTATCAAAACTTCATATAAGTGCTGGGTGCTTACAGGCTAATGTGTGTACATTCTGTGGGAAGCTACCCAAGAGATGTCATTGTTGGCTAACCCCGATTTTAACAGCATTTAGACAGTGCAAATTGCAACAAGTCACTAGGTAATTCAGAACTGGACAATAAACATGTGAACAGTCTAATAGATGTAACTTGTTGCTAAGGGGTCCAGATGCCATAGCTCGCTGAGCagttaaggtggtggtggtggtggtggtggtggtggtggtggtaacttAACTATGGAAACCAAAGTGTACATTTATCATTCATGGCTTTTGCAAGAAGACAGTCTGAATCAATAAATGAACTGTCTTGCATTTATGTCAACACATGAATATCAAATCCTTAGTGTCTACCTTGCCATGACAATAAACAATACTTTCCACTACATCCCATGTGGAGCAAAAAAAGATTAAGGTAAAGACATCTCGCTCTTGTGACAGCCAGGGCTCATTCCGAAAATGAAttcaatatcatcagtgaatggaCATGCTGCTGGCAACAAACCTGTACTCCACAATGCCTAAAAATGCCCTGCATCCAGGAGAAGCTCTTGAATTTGACCAGCCTTGGGCAATTTGGACTACTTTGAATTGCATCTGAAAGGGCCATGTAAGATGTGGAGACTCTCCCACAAGTAGGGCAAATCTTCATCGCCATCTTGTGCCAGTGGTGCTGAATGACAGGAGTGATAAACTAtataaaatattttgatgtttgTTTTTAGCTGTTGTCATTTGTATTATATTGTGCTGTAGAGTTGTGTTGTAGTTTTTGTATGTAGAGGTTTAGTAATCTTTGTATATGTATAGCTACCCTGGTTCAAAAACTTCTAATGTTTCCCATACAATGAATAAATAAGAAAATCTGTTTCACCATTATAGTAGACAGCTATTGTGATGCAGTACAGCAATGCAGCATGATAGTGTGTTGACAGTTCCAGAATTTTAACATCGACGTGGAGCTTGCATCTCTCATTCATAAATTGTAATATGTGTAGAATAGTAAACTCCTTCAGTAGTCAGAGGTTTTCTCAATCAAATTCTGAAATTTGCagataaatgtttttatttcacaTTAAAATCCCCATGCCCGAGTACTATAGCACATTGTCGTAGGAGACAAAGCAAAATAGTACTGACCATTGATAAAGTGAATTAGAGTGTGATAATTCATTTTTGGCggcagcagaaatgttgcagctgtatCAGGCCAATTCAGATGATTAAAGAAGACACATGGATTGGCCTGACGTACCTGCAACATTTCTCCTAAAAATGAATTTCACTTTATCAAAGGGCTCTGCTATTATTGTAGCTCCTATAGTAGTGTGCTATAGTACTCAGGCatggggatttcagtgtgtactaaGACTGCAGAGTGGTATCTGAAAATTACCAAAATTGATCACATAGCTTTACTTTTTCAAGGTGATAAGTAAAACTTTGATTGTTCCTTGTACTAAATAAATAAGGACTTTTAGTAACAACATAAAAGCAAGAAAATGTAAATGAACTGAAGATAAATTGGCTTGATTATTTTATATGCAACATCTTTGAAGGGAAAAAATCCTGGGAAGTAAATTGATATTCAAATGTAGAAAGACGATATTCCAAAGTGCAGTGAGTGGGCCAGCGAGGTGTTTTCTTTGATGGCAGAGATAAGCAAATGTTATGTGAAATACTGccagaatggttaaaaacagtaaAACTACAACATGCAAGGATCACATCGATGTAAAGCCTCCACAGATATTAATGATACTTTGTAGTGTTTGTGAACATTCTTTTAAGTCACAGTATCTCCCAAAAAGCGTGTAGAGACAACTTGTTAACACTGATTTTAACGTAGTATATTGCAGATACTTCTAGTGAAAAAGTTAAATGTTATTTTGTGTACATTATTGCTTAAGACTTTAGAGGAATGGGATCAGTAACACCACTGAGAGGTTTGTCATAGGTGATGGTAAATTTTTCCTATTTATACATCATCTCAAGAAATCCATACAAATGTGGTGTAATGTACGTTAAGACTTTTTAGAACTTTTGTTGTTTTGAATTTATCCATACTTGATTGTGCTGAAAGGTAATCCTCGGAGTGCTTTCATTTCTTCATATCATATACTTACCTCTTCattaattttgcaggcacattatACCAGAGGATGTTTTCTCAGATTTGGAAGATGGCAATACAAGAAACTTACGGCTCATGTTTAAGACTCTTGAAGGAACATTGGTGCCTCCAACATACTGGGTGCAGTTTGACAGAGAAAAACAAGAAGTCTATGCTTTGTGAGTTGAGAACTTTGTTAAGCATATATAGACTATGATTGTTATCCTGTTAGTTATTCATCTCATCTGAATTCATTCTGCAGGCCACTGGAGGAGCAAGTGTCAAGGTGGACCTTTGTAATTGAAGCAATGGATAGAGAAGGAAAGACTGTCTCTGACAATTTAGAGATATTGGTTCAACATCACAAAGGAAGGCGTACTGTTAACCACGAATTCACTCTCCATTTGCGActggaaaagaaatatgaatttccaACAGCAGTTGATTGGCAACTAAGAGTACTGGACACTCTGGCAGCACTCTACGGAGATCCAGATACCAGCAGAGTAACTGTTAGAAATTTGACTGTGACAGATCCTATCATATTCACATGGACAAATGATTCCTTGCCAAGATCACATTGCCCAAAAGATGAaatagatagattatataaggtaAGAATAAACAGTGCAACGTAATATAGCATTGAAAGACAGGTATTATTTTAATGATGTCTTCTATTAGATGTGTCATCTATTAGATATTTGATATAATATGCTGTATTTAAACCTCTTAGAGTCTATTTCAATGCATTGTCTCAAAATGTGACAGGGTCACAGGTATGGTCTAATATCCTGGGTATGGCCCATGAGATCTGGAAGTGGAAGGAAGGATATTTACTCTTTTTTGAAGACCTCTGCAATATCTTCAGTTTGTTTACACAGACAGCTTATCATTGCGTGTGTGTGGTATCCATGAGTTTTCAAGCAAGATGGGGAGGTGGGGAGGAGTATTTTAGAATTCGAGGGGAGACAGCTATCGAACTGAAAATATTGTTCATGGTTAGTGATATTAATGTATTGTTATGGTACCACCATCGGGGTAGAAGTTAGAGCCATAAGTGTGTTTTAAAAAAAAGCGTCTAGCATGCAGAGCCTGAAATGGAACAGGCTTGGTGGTACATACATATTTTTTGCAGTTACCTTAAATTTGATGTCCAGGGGCCttgaaagaaattatttgacaGTAAATGGTGATTAGATTATTTTTTACAGACAATGCAGCAGGAAAAGTTGTAGCCAATATAGTATGTTACTCTGTTATGTTAGTAAGTTAAGCAAAGGGGAAACCTCATCACATGGTTGATTAATGGTTTCAAAAGGAAAAAGCATCCTGTTTCAGTTGCATTTCTGTTTAGAGACTATACGTTTTTGTTTGCTTTTTCGATTTGCAGAGATTAACTGCAAATGAAGAGGGTGAACCATCAAAGGCACTAAGAGATCTTCTTGCACATGATTTCATTAAAGTGAAAAAAGTATCATACCGAGGAATTGGACAATGTGAACCACCATCAAAACCAGATCAGCCAATAGTGCCTCCACCAAGCACTACTGAGAACTTCCCTCCTGTACCTAGGAATCCAATTGATCATATTGAAGCAGTTGTTGGAGAGTTGCTAGTTGTTGTTGTACCTGAGGTAAGACAAAAAAATGTCCCCATAGTTAATTAAAGCAGCTTTGCTGCTGTCTTCACAAACAGTGTCGTCTACTAATTTCTATTGACTAATCAGAAACTACATTACGTTTTAACTTGTTTACAGGATTCATTTTATGATCCAGAAGAAGGAAATGTCCGTAATATGCATCTTACCTTGCTTACATTAGAGCTGAACAAAATTTCTTCAGACAACTGGCTTCAGTTTGATACAAAGAATCAGGAATTTTATGGAATACCAATGCCAGGTGATGAAGGCAGCAAGGAATACCATCTGGTAAGTGAAagcataattttgtttatttttctcatcaGATTCAGagagtttaaaaaaaaactgaaattattgtTTGCTCTCTTTTCAGGTGTGTGAAGATAAAGGAGGGTTAACTGCACATGATGTACTGACTGTAGAAGTAAAGCCTGCAaggaaaattaattacaatgttgAATTCAGAATGAAGTTGGATGTCCCatataataaatttaaaagcaGTGCTTCAGACAAAAGAAAGTTTATTGAGAAATTACGTGATCTTTTTGGAGACAATGATGCCTCTGCAATTGCTTTAAGTGACATAATAGAAGGTTCAACAATTGTAACATGGCACAACAGGACACTGAATACCTCTGTGTGTCCAGAGGATGAAATTAGAAAActgagaaaaattttattgaataatgATCATAGTATATCAGATCGTGTGGGTATGGTCCTCGGCCCAGAATTCCCTGTGGAAGAAATTGAGGTAATACCAGCACAGATATGCCAAGGAGAGTTTACTTTGATACACCCTATCGAGGAAAAAGTACCACCACTTGAAGAAGCAGCTGTAGGATCTTCAGATGAATACCTCATTACTTTTATCGTACCAGCTGTGATTATTGTAGGCATGATATTACTGGCTGGGATTGTTGCATGTGTGCTGTACCGAAGGAGAAGACGTGGCAAACTGAGTGTGGGTGATGAAGACGAGCGTCAGACTTTCCGTAATAAGGGAATACCAGTGATATTCCAAGATGAACTCGAGGAGCGACCCGAGCCAGAGAACAAGAGTCCTGTGATCATGAAGGACGAAAAACCACCTCTTCCACCACCAGAATATCAGCGAAGTGAGGCAGAGCCTAGTGCGCCACCAACAGCTGCTCACCCACTGTTGGGAGAGAATAATGCGGCTACTGACGACACACCGTACCAACCGCCGCCTCCTTTCACAACTAGTCGAGATTCTGGACGCCAAAACCGTCCCAAACCCACGCCGACTTACAGAAAACCACCTCCTTATGTGCCTCCTTAACATAAGACTCCTTGCCTTCTCTGTTACTTGCACATATTTCTTCACAGTGCTTTAGTGGAGATGACAGACATATAATCAATCACTTGGTGCCTTCCATGTACCACACTTGGCTCCATTTAAGCATGACTTGACAATACATATGCAGTGCAGGAACTCCGTTGCACTACAATGCAATAATTCAATAATTAGTCCTGAGTATCTGTATCCTAATTTTAATATGGAAATGAAGTGAACGGAACTTAATACTGTTATAACAGAGTAGAGTGAGGTAAGTGTTTGTAGATTATAACACTGCCAAAAAAGAGGAGTGATATGCTTTGTGAAATAAGCTTACCTCTATTATTCATAAGTGATAGGTTGTATTATTTTATGgtaattaaaatctgtaaagctttTTATATGAAGAGAGATAACTAACTGCTACCAATATTGTAGTTTTGATATGGAAATTGGCCACTGGCTTGTGTGTCCAAATACCAGTGCCAATTACTTATGTTCTATTCGTAGCACAATTACTCATTGTTTTTGTATTCATGAAATGATGCCTTAAGAAACAGACATACATGTACTTGAACAGTAATTTGGCATCCAACCATGCTATACTGTacaataaaattgtaattttcagttGCCAGTTGTTTGAAGGATCAGAAAATATAAGTGTAGACAAGTTACCAATGTTGATTTCTAATACTTGAGCATTGTTACTTGTGGCATACTACATTGTAATACTGTTGTGAAAGTCATATATAACTATATGCAACTGTGTCATATCACAATGGACCATCTGAAAACGAAACATAACAATTTGTCCAAATTCTTGCTCATAAAGGACATTCATAGCCACAGTGTTTCAAGCTGTTCCCTTCCTGGCTCCTTCAGTAAGTTAATTATTGAAGGAAGCTCACAAGAAGAAGCAATGTTTATCATCAACTCCCAGTCTGAATTGTCTGTTATGAACATGCTGAatatagatttatttttatttttaaattgtgtgtaagTTAAGTGAATGGAAGACTATGTGATGAATGTATGGGCTGTGTGTGTTCTTAAAAAATGTCATGAGCTGAAACCAAATTAtaatcttttgtatttgatttttatTGTCACATAGATACAGAAGTAAAAATGTAGAATGAAAGTGGAAAATAAATTTAGAGGTACCATTTTGTGTTTCGCATTTTTAATGTAACTGTGTCTTTCATTACTGTCCCTTGATTCATAATATATATGGCATGCAATTAAAACTCAATTGTATGTGTAGAACTGAGGTGCCTCACTGAGCAATTCATGATGTAAAGGTGAAATTGTGAACTTGTAGCTATGAAAAGCCCTACTGCAGAATGGTCCCTGATGTATTCATTTTCTTTAAATCATTCCAGGTTGTGTTGAATTCTTATGAAAGACTATATTGGCAATTGTGAATGCAATATGTTCAATGGAAGGAGTAAAGTTAGAGATAACCACTCACATATAACGGACATGCTTTCTTGCAGGTTCAGGTTTCATTTGTAGTAATCCTACCGCACAACTGTTTTTCCTCATTAACTCCATGTTAAGCCAGACACAAAATGAGTTCATTCAGACTTCTCTTTGGATGCAATATGCCACAATGGGAAAATTTTCAAAACTAGAAAATACAGATTTTTATCTGTTCAAATTCTCACATAAATTTTGGTGCATATTTTTCTGATGTTCTTAACAGTTccagccgagcgaggtggcgcagtggttagacactggactcgcgttcgggaggacgacggttcaatcccgcgtccggccatcctgatttaggttttccgtgatttccctaaatcgctccaggcaaatgccgggatggttcctttcaaagggcacggccgacttccttccccgtccttccctaatccggtgagatcgatgacctcgctgtctggtctccttccccgaaacaaccaaccaacttaacagTTCCAGTGACATTGGTCACTCTGGTTTAAGTGACACCCATGATCTGAGCTTTATAAGgttcccagaaatcacttccacATGGGCCATAGCCAAGGTCCTTCCGTGCTTCTATCAAATCTGAACTAATGCCCCATCTCTGATCATCTTGATGCCCAAGACCCATTCTACTCTAACTTTCTGACTTCTACTGCTGTCATACATTTTTTAGTAATGTGAGAGCTAATACACCATTTATTAAGGTAGACTGCATGTCAGatgaataatatttctttattttataatgAGAATAGCATGTCATGAAAACTGTGATGTATGTCCAACTCTTGATATGAAATGTTTGCACATGTACATATTTGCTGGAGGACCTCAAAGCACTTACACTGGTTTCTTGCTCCCTACTTAAGAGATTGAGTGGATCAGTATGCCAAAATCGCTATACATGGACATTACCTACACATCCAAAGCAAAAGTGCAGTGTTATAAAAACATTAGTGGATAAAGTGATGAATATCTGCAAACAGGAGTTGCTCAACACAGATCTGGAATAGCTTATCAGAATGTTGCTAAATAAGAGGTATTCATCTGCTGAAATAAGAATGTTAAGATGCTGATGTAAAGATCTTACTGACATGCAGCTATCTGTGAAATCCAAAATTTTCTTGCCATTCACTAAAGATATCACTGACCATACAGAAGAGACCTTGAAAAACTGGAGCATCACCATAGTCTACAATGCCacccataaaaaaataaaatgaaaataaaaataaaaaatattatgttggcCAAGGATGCTCACAAGCTACCGGAAAAAGTAGTAGTTTACAGAATACTATGAATTTGTAGAGATGTGTGTTTACTATCAAAAGAGTGATAAAAAGTAATGACCGCAGGGTCAACTGTTGAAGGGAAGGAATGGATAAATTAGCTGTCgtggaacatgctttgcagccatgAGACCATCAGATTTGAGTTCGTAAGGTATGTCCTAACAGCCATGAGCAAATATTGTGATAGACTTTACTGTTCACTTTAACGTATATACAGAGAGGTGATAAGGATGCCAGAAATTTTATTAGGAAAATGAAGGGTACAAAACTGAATAGTATCTGGATTCTGGTGCTGAAGATGGTGCCCAGCAATCTTCCATCATGGGACAATGCAGTAGCAGATGACAGAAATGGATAACAGCCAGTTGGGCTAGagtttttaaaaaatgagactTCATGCCTCTGTGCAGCAGCACATGGAAATAAACTTTTGCTGCAGTGAGtagtgagccagggtgtgaatcagacATTTGTAGAAGCTACAACCTTCCTTGAAGATGCCCTCCATAGATAGGGATGAAACAACAGATTTCTCCCAGAAATTCATTCAACCATGGCCTAACAGCTCTGGATGTTTTGATAAGTGTGATATTTCCAGCTatgaaatttcaaattttaaagaacatcatatttaatTTACTTTTGCACACAGAACcataaaaaatgaacagtaatCTATGAGTTAATGTGTTTCCTAAAATATAAATTTTCTCCTGCCCCATTTttagaaaattaatatttttgaagCAGACATTTACCAAGACAATATAAGCACACAGCATCTTTCTGTTGAAGGTGTAGACCATCCAATAACCTATTGTTGGATAAATTCTCAAAATGCAAATCAAGATAATGAAACTGCTCTGATCCTAATTTTATGAGCTGGCCTACATCTGACTGTTAAGTTCAGAATTAGAATGGTTTTAAAAGTAACTGTCTACTTGCATAAGAAGGATATTTTCTTAATACTTGGTGGTTTTGCCTTGCTCCTGAGAAAACTGTTGATTTACCATTCCTTAAAGTACTGGAGTTTGTCTGCAACAGTTGATTGTATGTTTATTGAAATCAAGCACTGAAAGTgtgaattattttgttttattcacaCAACCACTTCAGCTTAAGTGTGtgtttcagttaagaatgatttgcAGTTCAGCTGAAACAAGTTGTGTGATTAAAACAACATATTTTGTACGAGgtcggttcagaaagtaacctccgattggtcacagtgcgggttgtggggggagtagcgacgccatctgtgcgttcacgcactcaacaggtcagtcggcatcaagccgtggtcgagtgaacgtcgtacctgcgctagtttagtttttgtggcagtttgaaatgtgtgctgcaatagaaaaccccgccaaatgtgaagtgcgtgctgtcataaggttttttacagccaaaggatattttgcagcagctattcatcgtgagctttgtgccgtgtacggaccaagagttatgagtgaaggagttgtccgtgaatgggtacgttt
The genomic region above belongs to Schistocerca serialis cubense isolate TAMUIC-IGC-003099 chromosome 6, iqSchSeri2.2, whole genome shotgun sequence and contains:
- the LOC126483607 gene encoding dystroglycan 1 isoform X2, translated to MRPAHARVFVMAAPRTRPRPLSGHCPLLIFLLVATTAATVPTSSSSSSAPSSPSEEDFAFEPEEGAPPPAPDGPLRRQWGVPDRLAVAGRLLQIDIPADAFSGAVDRYDAYGPSGRPLPSWLLFDKLRGQFEGVPSIEDAGEYYITVKALGQQPENTAKDVFSIEVIPSNVAAEAIAVDNSLPISPHHKVKCDRGEDPTFLTIALDVKYDSLKPSQRISAIKNLSGFLGLHHSLFHLEPHNTQEDLLSESIVLAGPGNLKQRSNRHSSAVRWQVGCEGQLRKHYSQLVNQLKQQAHDGTLAEVLQLPVIGWHVKTETSSSHRERREVGSGDYDDEDVPSGYDGDIESETDAIPEARIVPTMASPSFPEATASPHPHRHHHGEDADQLESEAELSSMLTSVAAGYNLPTSPVHSFTILPTPVLIPIRPTNLMSMEVLVEPSRVYEAEVVPSATPVFVTEVEPSSSPESPSTQVTEPLPTWSSSFGSNETSFTSSSINTSFSDTSSTSLASTTEEEPTPPLPAVTSEKAVPLPKPTDEDIEYGVKNIPPTIEHRLRKLPITAGKALRHIIPEDVFSDLEDGNTRNLRLMFKTLEGTLVPPTYWVQFDREKQEVYALPLEEQVSRWTFVIEAMDREGKTVSDNLEILVQHHKGRRTVNHEFTLHLRLEKKYEFPTAVDWQLRVLDTLAALYGDPDTSRVTVRNLTVTDPIIFTWTNDSLPRSHCPKDEIDRLYKRLTANEEGEPSKALRDLLAHDFIKVKKVSYRGIGQCEPPSKPDQPIVPPPSTTENFPPVPRNPIDHIEAVVGELLVVVVPEDSFYDPEEGNVRNMHLTLLTLELNKISSDNWLQFDTKNQEFYGIPMPGDEGSKEYHLVCEDKGGLTAHDVLTVEVKPARKINYNVEFRMKLDVPYNKFKSSASDKRKFIEKLRDLFGDNDASAIALSDIIEGSTIVTWHNRTLNTSVCPEDEIRKLRKILLNNDHSISDRVGMVLGPEFPVEEIEVIPAQICQGEFTLIHPIEEKVPPLEEAAVGSSDEYLITFIVPAVIIVGMILLAGIVACVLYRRRRRGKLSVGDEDERQTFRNKGIPVIFQDELEERPEPENKSPVIMKDEKPPLPPPEYQRSEAEPSAPPTAAHPLLGENNAATDDTPYQPPPPFTTSRDSGRQNRPKPTPTYRKPPPYVPP